The following are from one region of the Alicyclobacillus fastidiosus genome:
- the hemW gene encoding radical SAM family heme chaperone HemW produces the protein MRQTVEDHEKLATPTSLYVHIPFCKSRCFYCDFNTYVAPNAVMSDYMTALSAEFAQLADRAREPLQTVFFGGGTPTLPSLPLLERMLTSLHAHFSFADGAEFTFESNPDSIDEEKLRLLRDFGVNRLSFGAQTFRDRLLLTIGRAHDAQTVVKSVEMAAAVGFKHLNVDLMFGLPEQSLTDVEHALEQVLALPIDHVSAYWLKVEESTPFGKWRDMGQLPLPGEDLEADMYERVRERLQGAGFAHYEISNFAKPNGTARHNLVYWRNQPYLAAGAGAHGYVEGVRYENVRKLPDYIARLEQQTSPVAESFPVSGREAAEDTMMLGLRLAEGVSKSSFCERFGVALEDIYGEQMARLCEQGLLVEESGRVSIPSAYWPVANAIFEKFVTVGGAD, from the coding sequence TTGAGGCAAACTGTAGAAGATCATGAGAAGCTGGCGACGCCTACATCGCTGTACGTGCATATCCCGTTTTGTAAAAGCCGCTGCTTCTACTGTGATTTCAACACGTACGTCGCCCCAAACGCCGTCATGAGCGACTATATGACGGCGCTAAGCGCCGAGTTTGCACAACTCGCAGATAGGGCTCGCGAGCCGCTGCAAACCGTGTTTTTTGGCGGTGGGACGCCGACGCTGCCAAGTCTTCCTCTGCTCGAGCGCATGCTGACATCCCTGCATGCGCATTTTTCTTTTGCAGATGGCGCGGAGTTTACATTCGAGTCGAACCCTGACTCGATCGACGAGGAGAAATTGCGGCTCTTGCGCGATTTTGGCGTCAATCGATTGAGTTTCGGCGCACAGACGTTTCGCGACAGATTGCTCTTGACCATCGGCCGCGCACACGACGCGCAAACGGTCGTGAAGAGCGTGGAAATGGCCGCGGCAGTGGGCTTTAAGCACCTGAACGTCGACTTGATGTTCGGTCTGCCGGAACAGTCTCTGACCGACGTGGAGCACGCGTTGGAACAGGTGTTGGCACTCCCGATCGATCACGTCTCCGCCTATTGGCTGAAAGTTGAAGAGAGTACGCCGTTTGGCAAGTGGCGCGACATGGGGCAGTTGCCGCTGCCGGGGGAAGACCTCGAGGCGGATATGTATGAGAGGGTGCGCGAGCGCCTTCAAGGCGCAGGTTTTGCACACTATGAGATCAGTAACTTTGCCAAGCCGAACGGAACTGCGCGACACAATCTCGTGTATTGGCGCAACCAGCCGTACCTGGCCGCTGGGGCGGGCGCGCACGGCTACGTCGAAGGCGTACGGTACGAGAATGTTCGCAAGTTGCCTGACTACATCGCGAGGCTCGAGCAACAAACGTCGCCAGTCGCCGAATCGTTTCCCGTCTCGGGGCGAGAAGCTGCCGAAGACACGATGATGCTTGGTTTGCGGCTGGCTGAGGGCGTATCGAAGTCGTCGTTTTGCGAGCGGTTTGGCGTCGCGCTGGAGGACATCTACGGTGAGCAGATGGCGCGTCTGTGCGAACAGGGTTTGCTCGTCGAGGAGAGCGGGCGCGTGTCCATCCCTAGCGCGTATTGGCCTGTCGCCAATGCGATCTTTGAGAAGTTCGTGACGGTCGGTGGAGCTGATTGA